The following are encoded in a window of Massilia sp. R2A-15 genomic DNA:
- a CDS encoding erythromycin esterase family protein, with the protein MSLAQSQLNAAIAARAQCIRGAPADYDGLLDMIGDARYVLLGEATHGTHEFYEERARITQRLIAEKGFTAVAVEADWPDAYRVNRYVRAEGDDHDAESALAGFQRFPSWMWRNADVVNFVDWLRSYNDRQAPAAKAGFYGLDLYSLFTSMSEVLRYLDQVDPDAAGEARQRYGCFDHYGDDSQQYAYAAGIGHSESCQHEVIAQLHELQQRAADYMRQDGIAASDAFFYAQQNARLVKNAEEYYRTMFRGRISSWNLRDQHMSDTLDALSVHLRETRGTPPRIVVWEHNSHVGDARATEIGRQGEWNVGELSRKRYGDDAFLVGFSTYDGWVTAASDWDGPAERKQVRPALDGSYEDVFHQTGIGNFMLPLRPAGAVREALSEQRLERAIGVLYLPRTERQSHYFTADLPQQFDAVIHFDRTDAVQPLETTSHWDTGEAPETFPVGL; encoded by the coding sequence ATGAGCCTCGCCCAATCGCAACTGAACGCCGCGATCGCCGCCCGCGCGCAGTGCATCCGCGGCGCCCCCGCCGACTACGACGGCCTGCTCGACATGATCGGCGACGCCCGCTACGTCCTGCTTGGCGAAGCCACCCACGGCACCCACGAATTCTACGAAGAGCGCGCACGCATCACCCAGCGGCTGATCGCCGAAAAGGGCTTCACCGCGGTCGCCGTCGAAGCCGACTGGCCGGACGCCTACCGCGTCAACCGCTACGTGCGCGCCGAAGGCGACGACCACGACGCCGAAAGCGCGTTGGCCGGCTTCCAGCGCTTCCCCAGCTGGATGTGGCGCAACGCCGATGTGGTCAATTTCGTCGACTGGCTGCGCAGCTACAACGACCGCCAGGCGCCCGCCGCCAAGGCCGGCTTCTACGGCCTCGATCTCTACAGCCTGTTCACCTCGATGTCCGAAGTGCTGCGCTACCTCGACCAGGTCGACCCGGACGCCGCCGGCGAAGCGCGCCAGCGTTACGGCTGCTTCGACCATTACGGCGACGACAGCCAGCAATACGCCTACGCGGCCGGCATCGGCCACTCCGAATCGTGCCAGCACGAAGTGATCGCCCAGCTGCACGAGCTGCAGCAGCGCGCCGCCGACTACATGCGCCAGGACGGCATCGCCGCCAGCGACGCCTTCTTCTACGCGCAGCAGAACGCGCGGCTGGTCAAGAACGCCGAGGAATACTACCGCACCATGTTCCGCGGCCGGATCTCCTCATGGAACCTGCGCGACCAGCACATGTCGGACACGCTCGACGCGCTGTCGGTGCACCTGCGCGAAACGCGCGGCACGCCGCCGCGCATCGTCGTGTGGGAGCACAACTCGCATGTGGGCGACGCGCGCGCCACCGAAATCGGCCGCCAGGGCGAGTGGAATGTCGGCGAGCTGTCGCGCAAACGCTATGGCGACGATGCCTTCCTGGTGGGCTTTTCGACGTATGACGGCTGGGTCACCGCGGCCTCGGACTGGGACGGCCCGGCCGAGCGCAAGCAGGTGCGCCCTGCGCTCGACGGCAGCTACGAGGATGTGTTTCACCAGACCGGCATCGGCAACTTCATGCTGCCGCTGCGGCCCGCCGGCGCGGTGCGCGAGGCACTGAGCGAACAGCGGCTCGAGCGCGCAATCGGCGTGCTGTACCTGCCGCGCACCGAACGCCAGAGCCATTACTTCACAGCCGACCTGCCGCAGCAGTTTGACGCGGTGATCCACTTCGACCGCACCGACGCGGTGCAGCCGCTGGAGACGACCAGCCACTGGGATACCGGCGAGGCGCCAGAGACTTTCCCCGTCGGGCTGTAA